In the genome of Ureibacillus sp. FSL W7-1570, the window AATAAGATAGAAAAGGATTATTTTCCGTTGCCAAAGTATATTGTCGCAGATGCTGGTTATGGTAGTGAACAAAACTATGAAGACATCCTTTCGAATCGAAAATGTGAGGCACTCATTCCATATACCATGTATGAGAAAGAACAAAAGAAGAAATATAAACAAAATCCATTTCATCCAGACAATTGGATGTACGACGAAGAAAGTGATACCTACATTTGTCCAAATCAGCAGCGAGTAACCTTCCGTTATCGTTCTGTACGTACAGATAAGACTGGTTTCAAACGAGAATTGAAAATCTATGAATGTGAAAACTGTTCAGGATGTCCATTTCGTTCATCATGCACAAAAGCAAAGGAAGGCAATCACCGAAAGGTCATGGTGAATGAAAAATGGGAACAACAAAAAGAATATGTAAGAGCGAAGCTTTCAGAAGAAAAAGCTGGTTCTATTTTCCGTCAACGTAAAATAGACGTAGAACCAGTTTTTGGATTCTTGAAGGCTAATTTGCGTTTCACTCGATTTTCCGTTCGAGGAAAATCGAAAGTGGAAAATGAAATGGGCATTGCCTTAATGGCCGTGAATTTACGGAAATACACGGCCAACAAAGATCAACTGACCAAAAATAATGGAGAGAAATGGAAAAAGGAGAATTTGAGTTGGCTCAAATTCTCCTTTTTCCTATTTTGAAGCTAGTTTTGTCCCAGCCTCTTATTTTTTATATTAAATTGTTTAAATCCCTTTTCGGATTGCTTGGCGCGCCAGCATATCAGCCGCTTTATTTTGTTGTTCCGGAATCCATTTGATAAAAAACAGCTCAAATTCTTCGATCAGTTTCAATGCGGTTTCCAAATACGGTTTGAACAGTTCGTTTTTCACATATTGCTTTTCAACGGAACTTACCACAATTTTCGAGTCGGAACGGATCGAGACGAAAGACGTTCCCAGTTTTTTCGCTTCTTCCAATCCGCGAATCAAGGCGATAAATTCCGCAATATGGTTGTTTGAATCGCCTATAAACTCTCCGATTTGAATGGAATGTCCTTCCCCTCTGATAAACAAACCGATTCCGCTCGGACCGGGATTTCCGCTGCTGGCACCATCGATGTAGACTTCTAACATATTCCCCCCATATTTCTTACATAAAATTATTTTCTAATCTTATTATAGCGCAAATATAGAAAATCAGTGAAAGGGAACGATTATGGATTTCAATTTTTTGGCCATCGATAATTATTTTTTGATCAAGTGAGATTTTTTCAACGTCAATTCCGTTTTATTAAGTGAAGAGGAAAAGGAGGAATAACATGGATGAGGACGTTCGTTATGTACGCCAAATCTTGGCAGGGAATAAGAGGGCATATATCCACATCATTGACCGATATAAAAATCCTCTCTATGCCACGATTTTACGGATGACAAAAAATCCGCAAACGGCGGAAGATCTTTTGCAGGAAATATTTTTTAAAGTATATGAACGATTGCCCAAATTTGATCAAAAAGGTTCCTTTAAAAGTTGGCTGTATCGTATTGCCATCAATCACTGTATCGATCAGCTCCGAAAAAAACAACCACAGACGGAACAAATTGAAGAGGCGGTCCTACATAGCAACGAAACACCGGAAGTAGTTTTATTGCAAACCGAGAAAAGCAGGGAATTGGAGAAAATGGTTTCAATATTGCCGGATGATGAACGGACCATTCTGCTTTTGCGTTACGCCAACGAACTCAGTTACGCCGAAATCAGCGAAACATTGGGCATCTCCCTGATAGATGTCCGCAATAAGTTATACCGCGCAAAGAAAAAGTTGCGGAAAAATGTTCAAGAAGGAGGGTATTCGTATGGTGTGTCCGAAAGAGGATAAACTGCTCGATTACGTTGAAGGGATTCTTGATGAGGGTGAAAAAGCAATTCTGGAACGGCACCTTCATTCTTGTCCGTATTGCCAACAACAACTGGAATTTCTGAATAAAGAAAATGAATTGTTGGCACAAACGTTAAAGTTTCCAACGCTGCCCGAAGATTTCGCAGAAAAAATCGTGGACCAGTTGGAACCGTATAAATCGAAAAAGAAACGTCGTTTACCATGGATACTTGGTACGGCGGCAAGCGCACTCATTGCAGGGGGAATTTTGCTGTCAGTGAATCCCGGGTTTGCCAAACTTGTAGGGGGAATCTTTACGAGCGACAGTGTGGATGAAGGGTTGCGGATGGCTGCTGATACCGATATTGCCACACCGGTTAATCAATCTGTAACCGATGCAGGGATTACATTGGAAGTGGAAGATTTAATCGCGGATACTACAAGAATCGCCCTTTCATATCGTGTGACAAACAATCATGGGAAAACGTTGAATCCATTTATCGACTTTGGACCTGAATCCATAAAATTATTGGATGAAGAGAATAAAGAAATCGAAGACATTTCGATCAGCTGGGCGCTTCATGATGATGATTACGGGATATTCGAACTTTCATTAGCAGATATTGAACATTTTGCTAAGGGAATGATCCGGTTAGATGTCGATCATCTTGCAGGGAAAGATGGACATTGGCAAATCGATATTCCGGTCGATTTATCATCCGCATACGGACATCAAAAAGTGGTTGAACTGAATGAATCGATTGAAATTGAAGATGTAAGAATCAATTTCAATCAAGTGAAATATGCGACATCATCCACAGAAATTGATTATACATTGGAATACACGGAAGATGCTAAAAAACGATTACAGCAACAATTGATGGCAAAAGAAAAACAATTCGGCAAAGAAATCATCGATCCGTTCTTCCCGTACTCCCCAATGATTGGTTTCCGCATTGAAAATAGCGGAGGGGAAGTGCTCGGATATGAAAACATTTATGCGGATGAGAACCGGGGACACCCTGTTTCGGAAAATGTGATTGGCGGCAGAGGCTTTTGGGATGGAAATCCCCGTGATTTAGTATCGGTCAATAACATCGATTCGTTTGTGCCGAAAAAGAATGCCGATGACGAGTTATTTATTGTGGTAGACACACTTTATCGCCCGACCGTTTCTGATTTTTCCATCACTTTCAAACCGGAGGAATTGCCGAAAACTTTCGAGTATAATGGATATGAATTAACGATTGATTCCATTAAAGAAAAAACGGAAATTTCATTGGAAAAATCTTGGCTGCCAGTCCAAAGACATAAGACGGTTGAAATCAAAATGTCCGGTTTTGCCATACAAAAAGCGCCGGAATTGCGATTATGGGCGATTGTGGATAAAAGTGGAAAAGTATATGCCGTGAATAACACCGGCAATTCCGTATTCGATGAAAGAGATCAGCATGGCCGCTTCAAATGTGCAATTGAACTTTCAACTGAGGAGATGGAAGAGATTCCAGATGAATTGACGCTTCACCTCATCGCTGAAAGGGAAGTGATTCCGCTTCAAACGGAATGGCGGGTTCCATTATCTAAATAAGCTCTTCTTTGCAGAAGTTCCAGTGGTCATCCATTTGGGACTTCTGTTTTATTATTCCCCTTTTTATTTCGGGTATTGAATCGGCATTTTGTGAAATACTTTGCATGGATTGTTTTATTGCGCAATAATTCATATTTATAATGAAGAAATGATGAAAAGTGCTTTGACAAATAAAAAATCCCGATAGTAAAATATAGAAACTAATAAAAGGGGGAACGGGTTTTGTGAACAAGAGTGCAGTGATTAAAGATATAGATGAATTGATTGATACCTTTTGTATAGATTGTCCCATCAAAAAAGAATTGCGGCAGACCCGGGGAAAAGCGGGAGCCCACCGCTTTTGTATAGAACAATGCAGTGTGGGGGAGCAATTAAAATTTTTGGGAAACGAGTTATTGAAAATGCAAGAGAAAGATTAAAATAGAACTTTAGTACCCTTTCTGTTTGATTTTTTGATAAAATAATGATACCATTATCAATGTAATATTAATACTCGCGGATATGATACAGTGGATTTCTACTAAAGCATATTGCGTGGGCATTAATTTACACGGTTGGTTACCATAGCTGAGCAGCTTCCGAACAGGGGCTGCTTTTTAATTATCATTGATTCTTTTGGTGAAATTGTTTTTTAAAATAGAAAATTTTCGATTTTAATAATGAAAATTGATATAAAGTTCAGTAAACTTAAGCTATAACGACAGATAAAATGATAGGTGATAGCTGTGAAGACATTGAATGGAAAAAAAGTGCTCATTACAAGCGGAGGAACCCTCGAAAAATGGGATCGGGTCCGCGGACATACCAATCTTTCAAAAGGAACGATGGGCTGCTTTTTGGCTGAAACGGCATATTCCATGGGAGCGGATGTGATCTATTTGCACGGCTATTTCACAAAGCTTCCTGAACATAAAGAATCCATGCGTTTAGTATGTTTTGAAGGTATTGAAGATTTGGGGGAAAAAATGAAAGAAATTCTCCAAAAGGAAAAAATCGATATCGTGATTATGGCAGCAGCAGGTTCTGATTGGATTGTGGACAAGGTTTATGATCAAAGCGGGAATTTATTGACGGAAAAAGGAAAAATGCCTTCCGATGAACCTCCGATCATCCATTTTAAAAAAGCGCCTAAAATTTTAGGGAAAATTAAAGGCTGGGATCCGGAAGTGCTCTTGGTCGGTTTTAAACTGGAAGCAACGGAGGATGTCGGCTATTTGATACAACGGGCAAAACTGCGGATGAAAGAATCCCAAG includes:
- a CDS encoding DUF4179 domain-containing protein; amino-acid sequence: MVCPKEDKLLDYVEGILDEGEKAILERHLHSCPYCQQQLEFLNKENELLAQTLKFPTLPEDFAEKIVDQLEPYKSKKKRRLPWILGTAASALIAGGILLSVNPGFAKLVGGIFTSDSVDEGLRMAADTDIATPVNQSVTDAGITLEVEDLIADTTRIALSYRVTNNHGKTLNPFIDFGPESIKLLDEENKEIEDISISWALHDDDYGIFELSLADIEHFAKGMIRLDVDHLAGKDGHWQIDIPVDLSSAYGHQKVVELNESIEIEDVRINFNQVKYATSSTEIDYTLEYTEDAKKRLQQQLMAKEKQFGKEIIDPFFPYSPMIGFRIENSGGEVLGYENIYADENRGHPVSENVIGGRGFWDGNPRDLVSVNNIDSFVPKKNADDELFIVVDTLYRPTVSDFSITFKPEELPKTFEYNGYELTIDSIKEKTEISLEKSWLPVQRHKTVEIKMSGFAIQKAPELRLWAIVDKSGKVYAVNNTGNSVFDERDQHGRFKCAIELSTEEMEEIPDELTLHLIAEREVIPLQTEWRVPLSK
- a CDS encoding zinc-finger domain-containing protein; this encodes MNKSAVIKDIDELIDTFCIDCPIKKELRQTRGKAGAHRFCIEQCSVGEQLKFLGNELLKMQEKD
- a CDS encoding RNA polymerase sigma factor; amino-acid sequence: MDEDVRYVRQILAGNKRAYIHIIDRYKNPLYATILRMTKNPQTAEDLLQEIFFKVYERLPKFDQKGSFKSWLYRIAINHCIDQLRKKQPQTEQIEEAVLHSNETPEVVLLQTEKSRELEKMVSILPDDERTILLLRYANELSYAEISETLGISLIDVRNKLYRAKKKLRKNVQEGGYSYGVSERG
- a CDS encoding ribonuclease HI family protein; amino-acid sequence: MLEVYIDGASSGNPGPSGIGLFIRGEGHSIQIGEFIGDSNNHIAEFIALIRGLEEAKKLGTSFVSIRSDSKIVVSSVEKQYVKNELFKPYLETALKLIEEFELFFIKWIPEQQNKAADMLARQAIRKGI
- a CDS encoding phosphopantothenoylcysteine decarboxylase, with the translated sequence MKTLNGKKVLITSGGTLEKWDRVRGHTNLSKGTMGCFLAETAYSMGADVIYLHGYFTKLPEHKESMRLVCFEGIEDLGEKMKEILQKEKIDIVIMAAAGSDWIVDKVYDQSGNLLTEKGKMPSDEPPIIHFKKAPKILGKIKGWDPEVLLVGFKLEATEDVGYLIQRAKLRMKESQADFMVANSSQSLYGDVQHYIVPSDGDLIEVQGKEQTARKLMEILAEKV